CCCCTTCGATGCCGCGCTGAGCTACCAGATCGGTCCGAAGTCGGTGATCACCCATCCGTCCGGCGGCCAACAGCTCCCCGATCGCAATTTCTACGAGATCCGCGGGCTGGCGTGGTCGGGTGGCGGAGCGATCAGCCGCGTCGAGGTGTCCGTGGACGGCGGCCGGAGCTGGTCCGACGCTCAGATCCAGGGGACGCCGCAGCGCATGGCCCACGCCCGCTTCACGTTCCCCTGGCGCTGGGACGGGAACGAGACCGAGATCATGTCGCGGAGCACGGACGTGCTGGGTCAGATACAGCCGACCCGGGCCCAGGGCGCCGAGATCTGGAGGAGCGGCGCGATCTACCCGAACGCTCCGGACACGCCCACTCGCATGGTGGGCCAGGACAATTCGATTCAGCCGTGGGGGATCGAGCGGGACGGGAGCGTTCACAATGCGATCTAGGCGCATGCTGCCGGCCCGGCACCTCCTGGCTCTCCTTCTGCTGGCGCCGGGCGTCGCCTTCGCGCAATCGCCCACGTACGGGGTTGGAAGAACCCCCACGCCCGAGGAGATTCGCGCCTGGGACATCGCGATCAGTCCCACGGGCGAGGAGCTTCCGCCGGGGAGCGGAACCGCCGTGCAGGGCGCCGTGGTCTACCAGCAGAAGTGCGCGGCTTGCCACGGGGCGCAGGGGACCGGAGGCATCGCCCCTCGGTTGGTGAAGCCCGATCGGGCCGTCGGCAACCCCTGGGATTACGGACGGATCCTCCCGATCCGGTCCCCCTACTCATCCCTGG
The window above is part of the Gemmatimonadota bacterium genome. Proteins encoded here:
- a CDS encoding cytochrome c, with product MRSRRMLPARHLLALLLLAPGVAFAQSPTYGVGRTPTPEEIRAWDIAISPTGEELPPGSGTAVQGAVVYQQKCAACHGAQGTGGIAPRLVKPDRAVGNPWDYGRILPIRSPYSSLVWDYVNRGMPLGQEETLTADEVYGLTALLLYWNDLVAEEEVMDAESLPRVAMPNEDNWAPLPDWQPGQPRLPDYPY